One Mya arenaria isolate MELC-2E11 chromosome 5, ASM2691426v1 genomic window carries:
- the LOC128236191 gene encoding uncharacterized protein LOC128236191 encodes MASKFATSTNKSSDIFHDFACSICEDNDIRTEGQFNCGECSKSYCGECVVFHNGMFRRHALLGRINVDKWVGQRETLARCDLHPEEIIKMECQKHSKLCCHLCAILNHRKDDCSISLVQDLARDIHKMAVLKQLPANVSKLTAMLKQVIEDRKRSKNSLEVSRKSILTKIKALRNRLNQLLNELEENTVEQMDSVLTNLDGSLQKDIDSCTHMYDQLKVFMDKIQESGMDNKPNSYIGLRKCEDKIKEAKSLLQDMLPKPETKVSFKADTQAELVLSELKTLGTIQNVSEVLAGSQAENKVQPVDPSKALHAVKRNTYNMKLTTDRKICKILGIAELPSGEIILVDNNNSNVKMVNSRYEVETHRDVPMFPWDICLTKGNELAVAIDYFDKLHEIHFLTVSAGNITMTRKFSVDHRCNSIRHHQGQLYVGSFNALYLYNTTGQMVKKLYEDTSSKLTVNHFALSPDAMKIYIPAYDHHTLITIDNKGNTLATLQGPDFMKPVCVHVSEGGHVFVCLYYSNKVLQVDLEGTQKLVTLVKKGDDINYPQAAWYSTRTGMLIVGGTQDDILVVQLQ; translated from the exons ATGGCTTCAAAGTTTGCAACATCGACGAACAAGAGTTCAGATATATTCCATGACTTTGCTTGTTCAATTTGTGAAGATAATGACATAAGAACTGAAGGTCAGTTTAACTGTGGTGAGTGCTCAAAAAGCTACTGTGGAGAATGTGTCGTCTTCCATAACGGAATGTTTAGGAGGCACGCTTTGTTGGGCCGTATAAACGTGGACAAGTGGGTGGGGCAGCGGGAAACATTGGCGAGGTGTGACCTTCACCCTGAAGAGATTATAAAGATGGAATGCCAGAAGCACAGCAAGCTCTGTTGTCACCTCTGTGCGATCCTAAATCATAG GAAGGACGACTGCAGTATCAGCCTTGTACAAGACCTGGCAAGGGACATACACAAGATGGCTGTCTTAAAGCAGCTTCCCGCCAATGTGAGCAAGCTGACCGCCATGCTGAAACAGGTCATAGAGGACAGAAAAAGGAGCAAAAACTCCCTTGAAGTTTCTAGAAAGTCAATCCTGACAAAGATCAAGGCCCTACGAAACAGATTAAACCAGCTACTAAATGAGCTGGAGGAAAATACAGTGGAACAGATGGACAGTGTCCTTACTAACCTGGATGGGTCACTACAGAAGGACATTGACTCTTGTACACATATGTATGACCAGCTCAAGGTTTTTATGGACAAAATCCAAGAAAGCGGCATGGACAATAAGCCCAATTCCTATATCGGCTTAAGAAAATGTGAAGACAAGATAAAAGAGGCCAAAAGTCTGCTTCAGGATATGTTACCTAAGCCTGAGACAAAAGTGAGTTTCAAAGCTGACACCCAAGCTGAGCTAGTGCTGTCTGAACTGAAAACACTAGGAACGATCCAAAACGTTTCTGAGGTCCTGGCTGGAAGTCAAGCAGAAAATAAAGTACAACCTGTAGACCCCTCAAAAGCATTGCATGCGGTGAAAAGGAATACTTATAATATGAAACTCACGACGGATAGAAAAATATGTAAGATTCTAGGAATTGCTGAACTCCCAAGTGGAGAAATCATCCTAGTAGATAATAACAATTCAAACGTGAAGATGGTGAATAGCCGGTATGAGGTAGAAACACACCGTGATGTTCCCATGTTTCCATGGGATATCTGTCTCACCAAAGGCAATGAACTGGCTGTAGCTATAGACTATTTTGACAAGCTACATGAAATCCACTTCCTGACAGTGTCAGCAGGCAACATCACCATGACCAGGAAATTTTCAGTTGACCATCGATGTAACTCTATCAGGCATCACCAGGGTCAGCTGTATGTGGGGTCCTTCAATGCCTTGTACCTCTATAACACAACTGGTCAAATGGTTAAGAAATTATATGAAGACACATCATCAAAGTTGACAGTGAACCACTTTGCATTGAGCCCAGATGCCATGAAAATTTACATTCCAGCCTATGATCACCACACACTAATAACCATTGACAACAAAGGCAACACTCTGGCCACGTTGCAGGGCCCAGACTTCATGAAGCCAGTTTGTGTACATGTTAGCGAGGGTGgacatgtgtttgtgtgtttgtattaCTCCAACAAAGTGCTGCAGGTTGATCTGGAAGGCACCCAGAAGCTGGTCACATTAGTCAAGAAGGGAGATGATATTAACTATCCACAGGCAGCCTGGTACAGCACCCGCACAGGCATGCTTATTGTGGGGGGAACACAAGATGATATTCTGGTGGTACAACTTCAGTGA